One genomic window of Polynucleobacter sp. HIN11 includes the following:
- the dut gene encoding dUTP diphosphatase, whose product MQVLQVKILDERMRSQMPSYGTPGSAGLDLRACIDNAIELAPGQTELIPTGLAIYIEDPRYAAMILPRSGLGHKHGIVLGNLVGLIDSDYQGQLMVSAWNRGSTAFRLEPMERLAQLVIVPVQQVELKVVAEFESSTRGTGGFGSTGRG is encoded by the coding sequence GTGCAAGTTCTTCAAGTGAAAATTCTCGATGAGCGGATGCGCTCACAAATGCCTAGCTATGGCACCCCAGGAAGCGCTGGATTAGATTTGCGCGCCTGTATTGACAACGCAATTGAGCTTGCCCCTGGTCAAACGGAGCTCATTCCAACAGGTCTGGCAATTTATATTGAAGATCCTCGTTACGCCGCGATGATTCTGCCGCGCTCAGGACTCGGTCATAAACACGGAATTGTGTTGGGTAACCTAGTCGGATTAATTGATTCAGATTACCAAGGTCAATTGATGGTGAGTGCTTGGAACCGAGGCTCAACTGCGTTTCGGTTGGAGCCGATGGAGCGATTAGCGCAACTTGTGATTGTTCCAGTACAGCAAGTGGAACTTAAAGTAGTGGCTGAGTTTGAAAGTAGCACCCGGGGAACGGGTGGCTTCGGTAGCACTGGACGCGGATAA
- the lspA gene encoding signal peptidase II yields MVKASYQEGSSKWYLLLALGVLIADQVTKWWAQMSLPMAQAIQVTDFLNWFLIYNPGAAFSFLSQAGGWQRWFFTVIGIVAAIVIIWLLQKNTQDRPFCLALSLILGGAIGNVIDRLLYGAVVDFIDVHYDGWHWPAFNIADSAISIGATLIVINEIRRAIKDRP; encoded by the coding sequence ATGGTCAAGGCATCTTACCAAGAGGGCTCAAGCAAATGGTATTTACTGCTAGCCCTTGGAGTATTGATTGCTGATCAAGTCACCAAGTGGTGGGCTCAAATGAGTTTACCGATGGCTCAGGCAATTCAAGTTACTGATTTTCTGAATTGGTTCTTGATTTACAACCCAGGTGCAGCCTTCTCCTTTTTGTCTCAGGCAGGTGGTTGGCAACGCTGGTTTTTTACCGTAATTGGGATTGTTGCTGCCATTGTGATTATTTGGCTTTTACAAAAAAATACGCAAGATCGCCCTTTTTGTCTTGCCCTTTCCTTAATCCTTGGTGGGGCCATCGGGAATGTCATCGATCGCTTGCTTTATGGCGCTGTGGTTGACTTTATTGATGTGCACTATGACGGTTGGCACTGGCCAGCCTTCAATATTGCTGATAGTGCTATCTCAATTGGTGCTACATTAATCGTTATTAACGAAATACGACGGGCCATTAAAGACCGCCCCTAG
- the coaBC gene encoding bifunctional phosphopantothenoylcysteine decarboxylase/phosphopantothenate--cysteine ligase CoaBC produces MASLANKKIVLGISGGIAAYKSAELVRALIQEGAEVQVVMSESAMQFITPVTMQALSGKPVFSSQWDPRISNNMAHIELSRKADAILIAPASADLMAKLSLGLADDLLTTMCLARDCPLLIAPAMNLQMWAHPATQRSLQRLQNDGVVVLGPGSGDQACGEVGMGRMLEPSELCEQLVAFFQPQVLSGKRVLITAGPTFEAIDPVRGITNLSSGKMGFAIAQAAVEAGAEVHLIAGPCDLPTPLQGTGRIKRTNVITGEEMHRATLASADCDVFFAVAAVADWTIANRAPQKIKRQEQSGLDLEFRSNPDILLDIAKLAKRKSKPYCVGFAAETDRLGKHSKEKRIRKGIPMIVGNIGPTTFGLDTNEILVVDDKGSKNLGRASKLELARKLIAIVGTRLP; encoded by the coding sequence ATGGCCTCGTTAGCAAACAAAAAAATTGTTTTAGGAATCTCCGGCGGAATTGCAGCCTATAAATCCGCTGAATTGGTCCGCGCCCTGATTCAAGAGGGAGCCGAGGTTCAAGTGGTGATGTCAGAATCTGCCATGCAATTCATTACTCCCGTCACCATGCAAGCACTCAGTGGTAAACCGGTCTTTAGTAGTCAATGGGATCCGCGGATTAGTAATAATATGGCGCACATTGAGCTATCCCGTAAGGCCGATGCAATTTTGATTGCCCCTGCTAGCGCCGATCTGATGGCAAAACTATCGCTTGGTTTGGCAGATGATTTACTAACGACGATGTGCCTTGCGCGTGATTGCCCTCTTTTGATTGCGCCTGCCATGAATCTGCAAATGTGGGCCCACCCTGCTACCCAGCGTAGCCTCCAGCGACTTCAAAACGATGGTGTTGTAGTTCTTGGTCCCGGTAGCGGTGACCAAGCATGTGGTGAAGTTGGTATGGGTCGGATGCTGGAGCCCTCTGAGCTATGCGAGCAACTAGTTGCATTTTTTCAGCCGCAGGTTTTAAGTGGGAAGCGGGTACTTATTACAGCCGGTCCAACATTTGAGGCTATCGACCCAGTTCGAGGCATTACCAACCTTAGTTCCGGCAAAATGGGGTTTGCAATTGCTCAAGCCGCTGTTGAAGCGGGCGCAGAAGTTCATTTGATTGCTGGGCCTTGTGATTTGCCTACTCCTTTGCAGGGCACCGGTAGGATTAAGCGGACGAATGTGATCACTGGTGAAGAGATGCATCGCGCCACGCTCGCCTCAGCAGATTGTGATGTATTTTTTGCGGTCGCTGCTGTCGCCGACTGGACGATCGCTAATCGCGCTCCACAGAAGATTAAGCGCCAAGAGCAGTCTGGACTTGACTTAGAGTTTCGTTCGAATCCCGATATCTTGCTCGATATAGCTAAATTGGCTAAGCGCAAATCAAAGCCATACTGCGTTGGCTTTGCTGCTGAAACCGATCGTTTGGGCAAACACTCTAAAGAGAAGCGTATTCGCAAGGGTATCCCAATGATTGTGGGAAATATCGGCCCCACCACCTTTGGTCTCGATACCAATGAAATTCTCGTAGTGGACGACAAAGGCAGTAAAAACCTAGGCCGCGCCAGCAAGCTAGAGCTCGCCAGAAAACTCATTGCAATCGTTGGCACCCGCTTACCTTAA
- the ileS gene encoding isoleucine--tRNA ligase — MSDKSPNYPVNLLETSFPMRGDLPKREPKWVEEWQRNKVYKAIRKAHAGQPSFILHDGPPYANGDIHIGHAVNKILKDMIVKSRWLMGFDAVYVPGWDCHGMPIEIQIEKQFGKNLPTAEVQAKAREYAQAQVAKQKKDFQRLGVLGEWDEPYLTMDFQNEADEIRALGEIWKKGYVFRGLKPVNWCFDCGSALAEAEVEYQDKTDPAVDVGFAFDSNQTTKLVNAFGLKELPNKPGMAVIWTTTPWTLPANQALNVHPDLEYALVETDQRLLLLAKDRVKDCLEQYGLEGKILASCKGKALENISFWHPLANLDSGYKRLAPIYCADYVTLDTGTGLVHCAPAYGEDDFKSCKAHGLADHDIINPVMGDGVYASSLPLFAGQHIWKANPNIVKALDEAGSLLKNKSYTHSYMHCWRHKTPIVYRATSQWFASMDKKPAGEKASLRETALAGVESTHFYPAWGKQRLHSMIANRPDWTLSRQRQWGVPMAFLIHKETGEPHPRTPELLEQIAQLVEKNGIEAWQNLTVESLIGDEASSYEKNRDTLDVWFDSGTTHWHVMRGSHRNVLYRQESEGAEGRWADLYLEGSDQHRGWFHSSLLTGAMLDGKPPYRALLTHGFTVDGQGRKMSKSVGNVIAPQEVADKLGAEIIRLWVASTDYSGEMSISDEILKRVVESYRRIRNTLRFLLANLADFDPKTNQLPTSDWLEIDRYSVALAADLQNTIEAHYRDYEFHPAVSKILAFCSEDLGGFYLDILKDRLYTMPANSVGRRSAQNALFHISQHLLKWLSPFLSFTAEEAWKCYPHFAKSKDSASIFTEEFGSFPEIKDAQSLLTKWQRIREIRSDITKAIELEREAGKIGSSLQAELLIQVNATDFELLQSIAPDLRFVTITSQSEIALSADGNTQITVKPSAYQKCARCWHHTADTGSHSNHPDLCGRCISNLDGAGELRQFA, encoded by the coding sequence ATGTCTGATAAATCCCCAAACTACCCGGTCAATTTACTTGAGACCAGCTTTCCCATGCGTGGCGATTTACCCAAGCGGGAACCCAAATGGGTGGAGGAGTGGCAACGCAATAAGGTCTATAAGGCGATTCGCAAGGCTCACGCTGGGCAGCCTAGTTTTATCCTGCACGATGGTCCTCCGTATGCCAACGGTGATATTCATATTGGTCATGCTGTCAATAAAATTCTGAAAGATATGATCGTGAAGTCCCGCTGGTTAATGGGCTTTGACGCCGTCTATGTGCCAGGCTGGGATTGCCACGGCATGCCCATTGAGATTCAGATTGAAAAACAATTTGGCAAAAACCTGCCCACTGCTGAGGTACAAGCCAAAGCTCGTGAATATGCGCAGGCTCAAGTTGCAAAGCAGAAAAAAGATTTTCAACGCTTAGGGGTTCTTGGCGAGTGGGATGAGCCCTATCTCACCATGGATTTTCAAAATGAGGCCGATGAAATTCGTGCACTTGGTGAGATCTGGAAAAAGGGTTATGTCTTTCGTGGATTAAAACCAGTGAACTGGTGCTTTGATTGCGGTTCCGCCCTAGCCGAAGCGGAAGTGGAATATCAAGATAAAACCGATCCCGCGGTTGATGTTGGTTTTGCCTTTGATTCCAATCAGACTACAAAACTTGTCAATGCATTCGGTCTCAAAGAACTGCCCAATAAACCCGGTATGGCAGTGATTTGGACCACAACCCCATGGACCTTGCCAGCGAATCAAGCCTTAAACGTCCACCCCGATCTTGAGTACGCATTGGTCGAAACCGATCAGCGCTTGCTATTGTTAGCCAAAGATCGCGTTAAGGACTGTTTAGAGCAATATGGTCTAGAGGGAAAGATTTTGGCAAGTTGTAAAGGTAAAGCACTTGAGAATATTTCCTTTTGGCATCCGTTAGCGAATTTAGACTCCGGATACAAACGCCTAGCACCAATTTACTGCGCTGATTACGTCACACTCGATACTGGTACGGGCCTAGTACATTGCGCCCCAGCTTATGGTGAAGATGACTTCAAATCCTGCAAGGCTCATGGTTTAGCCGATCACGACATTATCAATCCGGTCATGGGTGATGGAGTCTATGCCTCCTCTCTGCCACTATTTGCTGGTCAACATATTTGGAAAGCCAACCCAAATATTGTGAAAGCACTTGATGAGGCTGGGAGCCTTCTGAAGAATAAATCCTATACGCACTCCTACATGCATTGCTGGCGACACAAGACCCCTATTGTCTACCGCGCGACCTCCCAATGGTTTGCGAGCATGGATAAAAAACCAGCTGGTGAGAAGGCCTCATTGCGAGAAACCGCCTTAGCGGGAGTTGAGAGTACGCATTTCTATCCGGCCTGGGGCAAGCAACGCTTACACAGCATGATTGCCAACCGTCCCGATTGGACTCTTTCTCGCCAACGGCAATGGGGCGTACCTATGGCTTTCTTGATTCATAAAGAAACGGGTGAGCCGCATCCTCGCACCCCAGAACTACTTGAGCAAATCGCTCAGTTGGTTGAAAAAAATGGTATTGAGGCTTGGCAGAATTTAACCGTTGAAAGCTTGATTGGCGATGAAGCGAGTTCTTATGAGAAAAATCGTGACACGCTTGATGTGTGGTTTGACTCAGGCACAACCCATTGGCATGTGATGCGCGGCTCACATCGCAACGTACTGTATCGCCAGGAATCCGAGGGCGCAGAAGGTCGTTGGGCTGATCTTTATTTAGAGGGTTCTGATCAACATCGCGGTTGGTTTCACTCATCGCTCTTAACGGGCGCCATGCTTGATGGCAAACCCCCATATCGTGCCCTCTTAACCCATGGCTTTACGGTAGACGGTCAAGGTCGCAAGATGAGCAAGTCGGTTGGCAATGTGATTGCGCCTCAAGAGGTAGCCGACAAACTGGGTGCTGAAATTATTCGCTTGTGGGTTGCTTCGACTGACTACTCTGGAGAGATGTCAATCTCGGATGAGATTTTGAAACGGGTTGTTGAAAGCTATCGACGCATTCGTAATACCCTACGCTTTCTCTTGGCGAACCTCGCAGATTTTGATCCAAAAACAAATCAGCTACCCACCTCCGATTGGCTAGAGATTGATCGCTACAGCGTTGCACTAGCAGCCGACTTACAAAACACGATTGAAGCACACTACCGTGATTATGAATTTCATCCAGCGGTCTCAAAAATATTGGCATTTTGTTCTGAAGACTTAGGCGGCTTCTATTTAGATATTCTCAAAGATCGTCTCTACACCATGCCCGCAAATTCTGTAGGTCGACGCTCTGCTCAAAACGCGTTATTTCATATTAGCCAACATTTACTCAAATGGCTATCGCCCTTCCTCAGCTTTACCGCTGAGGAGGCTTGGAAATGCTACCCACACTTTGCCAAGTCCAAAGATAGCGCATCGATCTTCACCGAAGAATTTGGGTCCTTTCCTGAAATCAAGGACGCCCAATCCTTGCTGACTAAATGGCAACGCATTCGCGAGATTCGCTCTGACATTACAAAAGCTATCGAACTCGAACGTGAAGCCGGGAAGATTGGGTCCTCCCTACAAGCTGAGTTACTGATCCAAGTAAACGCGACTGATTTTGAGCTACTGCAATCAATTGCTCCGGATCTACGCTTTGTGACGATTACCTCTCAATCTGAAATTGCGCTATCGGCCGATGGTAATACTCAGATCACAGTGAAGCCAAGCGCCTATCAAAAATGCGCGCGTTGCTGGCATCACACAGCCGATACTGGATCCCATTCAAACCATCCCGATCTCTGCGGGCGCTGCATTAGTAATCTTGATGGCGCTGGCGAACTTCGTCAGTTTGCATAA